In the genome of Methanopyrus kandleri AV19, one region contains:
- a CDS encoding transcriptional regulator yields the protein MRWETRREKIVSLLTESREPLTIEEIAYMVGEDDKSKIIEDLEHIAKTLRREGKTLLMEPARCNKCGYVFKSLRVKPPSRCPKCKSEWIQPPRFTIRE from the coding sequence ATGCGTTGGGAGACTAGGCGCGAAAAGATCGTGTCCTTGCTCACGGAGAGCCGTGAACCTCTGACCATTGAGGAGATAGCTTACATGGTCGGAGAGGACGATAAATCGAAGATTATCGAGGACTTGGAACACATAGCTAAAACGCTACGTCGTGAGGGCAAGACGCTGCTTATGGAACCGGCTAGGTGTAACAAGTGCGGGTACGTGTTCAAGAGCCTCAGGGTTAAGCCACCGTCCAGGTGCCCGAAATGCAAGTCCGAGTGGATCCAACCGCCGAGGTTCACGATCAGGGAATGA
- a CDS encoding potassium channel family protein gives MEKIEEEVKKRTVVELLTEMKNLAQLSVDLAYSVLLFGSPELAEEVRRIERRVDELSMVLKAKLALAIRDLEDVRHLLPIMELTQSMEVITDAANDIAETVAMGAEPHPIVQKAIAESEEKIRLVRVEEGSELDGKTLGELRLASETGMHVIAIRRGSTWIIGPDKDAKILGGDVLIVRGRDEGYRKLKKMASGRG, from the coding sequence ATGGAAAAAATCGAAGAAGAGGTTAAGAAGCGGACGGTCGTGGAGCTCCTTACGGAAATGAAGAATCTCGCGCAGCTATCCGTTGACCTGGCTTACTCGGTCTTACTGTTCGGGAGCCCCGAGTTGGCCGAGGAGGTGCGACGCATTGAGAGACGCGTGGACGAGTTGTCTATGGTACTGAAGGCGAAGCTCGCTCTGGCTATTCGGGATCTCGAGGACGTTCGCCATCTACTGCCCATAATGGAGTTGACGCAGTCGATGGAGGTTATCACCGACGCCGCGAACGACATTGCCGAAACCGTGGCTATGGGTGCGGAACCTCACCCTATCGTTCAGAAGGCCATCGCCGAGTCCGAAGAGAAGATACGGCTTGTTCGGGTTGAAGAGGGGTCGGAATTAGACGGCAAAACGCTGGGAGAACTCAGGCTGGCCAGTGAGACTGGGATGCACGTAATCGCGATCAGGCGGGGGTCGACTTGGATAATAGGGCCGGATAAAGACGCCAAGATACTGGGAGGAGATGTCTTGATAGTTCGTGGTCGGGACGAAGGATACAGGAAACTGAAGAAGATGGCTAGTGGGCGAGGATGA